The window AGCACGTGCGTATCATAAATCATCCAACCAGAGCCGACCGATTTTCATTGGTTTTCAAACCGCAGACTGCACacgattttttattaaattaaattaaaatgtcacgTGTCTCTTTACATTTAGCTGCTTGCAATGCGATAGCTTGCAACTTCTACTTCATTAAagcttatatattttatgttatcatTTTAGCCAAAATAAAGTTCAGTTTAGCTTTATTGAGATactattatgttttgttttattcatattttgcatggcaatatatatataagcccaGACTAACCCCTTTAGAAGAGCTTCACTAAACACTACGTctgaaaaaacaatatattataagaTCATCTCACCAGGTAGCGTTTAATCTTTTCCCACAACACGTGAAACTCTGTGAGTCCAAGCTTCCCGCTGCCGTCCGTCTGCAAACACGTCAAGGACAACGGtgccaaaaaaaagacactgaaaAGACACCGAGTCACATGAGTCCTGATCGTGTGAAAAAGGATACGTCCATGAGGTTGATCATGCTTCTGCACGACTCCTTCCCGAAGCCGTCCGTCTTTAAATCTTTATCTGTGCGTGAGGACACACAACACCGATGAGCTCCCAGAAACAAACGCTCTCTTAATCTTGAAACGCTTCACTGAAACGTCAGAACAAACTCTACAGCTGAATAGTTCAGGAGCTCGGAAACACTGCGACATAACCGAACCTAAAATAGAAAAGTGAACTGCAAAAAACTAATTTAGCCAAGAATTTTTAccttgttttcagccaaaaaaaaataaaataaataaaaaaaaaaaataataataattatatatatatatatatatatatatatatatatatatatatatatatatatatatatatatataacatttagcTAGTTAATAtagattattactattattatacaataatttaGCAACTTttaaaatccttcttgattaaattttcttttaatattttggctgaaaacaaggtaaaaaaaaaacctatgcTAAAATTGatgattaattatttagatACTACTATAGTGTGTATTATTCAGTATCTATTATAGtacctattatttttttactcgtCTAGAAAATCCTTGATGTGCTGgaaacaagaaaaacattttttgcactGCACAACTTCTAGTCATTACTTTAAGCTGTTTTAGGTTCATtgctaaaaattcagatttaaaagcacaaataaataacagccGGCAGAAGACGTATTTAACTCCTGTGACCGTCTCAGAAGAGCTACTGAATCGTGAAGATCTCACGTTTGGAGATGATTCGGTTCAGGATGGTCTGCAGCTCCGTGGTGCTGATCTCCATGTCCTAGAAAACACTCGATTAGCACATGAACGAGGCGTGATATTTATCGTTGAAGGTTGATCAGCCCCTCACCGCTCCGGCCAGCTGTCTGAAGAGACTCTTAAACCCGGCGTCAATCTGGCTCTCATCCAGACGGTGCTAAAGCGATCAAGAAAGAGCATGTACTCGTGAACAGATGAACGCATTCCAGCCTCACCGAACCACCAGAAACCACCAGCTCACCTCCGGAGGAATATCAGCCGTCACTTTATCATCCATTTCTCTGAAGGACACAAAAGAGAAGCACGATATGAGCCGGAGATCAATCGGTGATCTTCGCtagatgaacagaaatgctgttaaaGTTGGGTTTCGAATCAAACCTTAAAAGACCAGAATTTAACGTAACAACACATTCTTGCTAAACAAAACACgtaaagtgtttttatgactaATCCATGATGCTTCGAGCGGATGCATGCCTTTTGCCGCACATATAGGACACTACAGGATGCATGCAggatgaattatatatattttggggAAATGATGCACAGGATGTGTTCTTAATTACGGAGCCTGTCGAGAAAGCTCGTGTTTAATCCTAACAGCTGGATGGCTTACTCTGAGTTGGCAGGTTTCTCTGAGAACACCCTGAGCACGAAGTCCGCCTCTTTCTGCGGCTCGAAGGTGGAGGGTACGATGATGTACTCGCCGGCGGGCAGCCGAAAGCGCGAGCTCACCTCCCGCAGATTGATGAAGAGCTCCGAGCGAGCGCTGGACGCGTGAGACAGGAAGAAATCCCGCTTCAGGTGAACACCGGACTTCCCCACGAACTGAGCACAAGCACACAGCGTTAGCGCTTTCGAAACCCGCCGCATCTTTCCTCAGGAACATTCGCCATCTTTTCTAAATATGCAAAACGGTGAGTGGTATGTGCCAGTGTAAAGTTTGTTGCCGGGGTGTTGCTAAGTAGTTGCCAAGGTGTTATGATTTATAGGTTGTTGCTATGGTGCTgtgtgtggttgctaaggtgttttgaaCAGTTTACATGGCATTTACACATTGTTTCTGTGATAGTCTGTgcggtttctagggtgttgctagggtttCTATGAAGTTTCTAGTGTGTTGTTAGGTATCCTAGGTGGTTTTTAGGGACATTTCTATTTTCCAGTGCAAAACGTCTTCTTAagggttgccagggtgttgctatgtaaTTGCTTGGGTGGTCTGATTTGTATgttgttgctatggtgttgtgtgtggttgctaaggtgttttgaaCAGTTTACATGGCACTTACACATTGTTTCTGTCTGTGCGGTTTCTAGGTTGTAGCTAGGggttctagggtgttgctaggggtTCTATGTGATTTCTGGGGTAGTGTCTATTCGCCAGgacaaaattttttattatgggttaccagggtgttgctatgtagttgccAAGGTGTTctgatttatagatttttactaTGGTTTTGTGTATAGCATCTAAAGGTGATATAAACGTATTATAAGGCATTAATGGGTTGTTTCTAGGCTGGTCAacgtggtttctagggtgtcaTCTGGGTTCTTAGGTGGTAGCTAGTTAACCAGTTTAAAGCAACGTCTCATGAGTTGCTAtgttgttgctaaggtgttttaaacaatttaaaggtaatttataggttgttgccagggtgttgctacgTAGCAATGAAAAACATGTAGGCCATTTATAGGTTGTTACTATGCATTTTTACTCTTGTgagtataaatacaaacaatttaTGCAGTTATTAGTGAAACCAAGTTTAGTCTAACTTCTCAATATTTGACTCTCTTCTAGTATGTAAAGGCCTTCAAATGTCTGAATCATCTCACAAGCCAGTTTGAAACAATCCGTACTATATAACGcacacgtgtgtatatataaataaatggcacTTGATTTTAAAGGCCCCAGGTGGCTCTCATCATACCTCTCTTGGCACCTGCaaaattaaaaggtaaaattGCAACCAGTCAGAAAAGTAGTCGAAAACACATGAACAGAAACTTTATACAAGTTAAAACACAAGAGGCCTGCTTTCTGACCTCATAAATGGCAAATCCAATGGTCTCCATGTCCTGTCCTTCTCTCCGTTTTTTCCTGCGGTCTTTCTGCATCAGCGCCACCAGGAAGCTGCAATCCGATTGGCCGGGAGAATCCGGGTGTTTTAGGGTCACCTTGAACTGAGGGTTGATCCAGAACGTGGCTGTGGTTTGCAGAAACAAAAGAAGCAGATGAGGATTTGGTGGTTTTCCTGCCGCTGACCTGCTGTTCTCCGTCCCCTGCTGTACCTGGGAAGTTCCTGCATCCTCCGGCCGTGCTTCCTCTCCTCCACTCGCCCTGATACAGTGACGTACTCCATTTCTTCACCTGACTCGCCTGGAGAGCGTCTGCTGTCAGGTTACAGATCTCCAGCCGAGTGAACTCACGCAGGAAATCACTGAACGACATCCTGTCAGAGAGAGACCCGGAAATTGATaaagtgttttgtttggtttctagggtgttgccaTGTTCTGAATTGCTTAGAGGGGATTGTtaggtggtttctagggtgttgctatgttcTGAATTGCTTAGAGGGGATTGTtaggtggtttctagggtgttgctatgttcTGAATTGTTTACAAGTTTTTTATTAGGtagtttctagggtgttgctacgTTCTGAATTGTTTAGAGGGGATTGttgggtggtttctagggtgttgctatgttcTGAATTGTTTACAGGAGGGGCTtaggtggtttctagggtgttgctagatTTGAATTGTTTACAGGGAATTGTtaggtggtttctagggtgttgctatgttcTGAATTGTTTACAAGGGGGTTTTTGGGTCgttggtttctagggtgttgctatagTCTGAATAGTTTACAGGGGATTGTtaggtggtttctagggtgttgctatgttcTGAATTGTTTAGAGGGGATTGTtaggtggtttctagggtgttgctatgttcTGAATTGTTTACAAGTTTTTTTAGGtagtttctagggtgttgctacgTTCTGAATTGTTTAGAGGGGATTGttgggtggtttctagggtgttgctatgttcTGAATTGTTTACAGGAGGGGCTtaggtggtttctagggtgttgctatatTTGAATTGTTTACAGGGAATTGTtaggtggtttctagggtgttgctatagTCTGAATTGTTTACAGGGGATTGTtaggtggtttctagggtgttgctatagTCTGAATTGTTTACAGGGGATTGTtaggtggtttctagggtgttgcgaTATTCTGAATTGTTTACACGATTTTTagatggtttctagggtgttgctatgttcTGAATTGtttacagggtttttttagGTGGTTTCTAAGGTGCTGCCACGACATTTATAAGTTAATAGGGTGTTTTGTTTGACTGTTAAATGTTTGGTTCTGAATGGTTTATTAGACCGTTTTAGGGGGttttgtgtggttgctagggcgttcaGCACAATCTACAGGGTAGGTCGTTGATAAGTTTTAAATGGCTTGTAGGGCACTTACTGGTTGCTGCTTTAGTGTTCTGAGTTGTTGGTTCTGTTTCTGGGGCGTTGCTATGTTTCTGTCTGCatggtttaaaatgaatgtatagGTTGTTAAAAAGAAGAGATATACACTTTAAGGACAATGTGAGTTTTATTGCAAAGGcgtcctgtgttttttttgccatgttgcTGCTAAGACGTTGGGAACAGTTTACAGGTCACGTATATGTTGTTGCTATGGTTTTGTGTTGTTGCTATAGGATTTCTAGAGCCGTTTAGTTGTTCAGAGGAGTTTGCGGACATTTGTAGGTCATTGCAaaagtggtgtgtgtgtggtctcaTCTGATAGTGATCCACTCACCAGAACTCTCCATCCTCACTGCGATTCTGTAATCTGCCCCGGACAGAGCGGTCCACATTGTCCCATTCCCGAGAGCtgaacgaacacacacacacacacacacacacgtcagagCACTCATCAGTCAGAACGAGGCACTAATCAGCACACTGGTGTGAATCTCACTCGTCGCTCCAGGCTCCGGTCCACTCCACCTCACCCCACGGGTTCCTGACGCGCACCAGCTTAGTCATGTTTCCCCTGTACACCACCTAAACACACCATTAATACTAAAGTCAATCTGGATTTCTTTTACGTTTACAgtcatgcatttggcagatgcttctGGTTCTTTCATACATCTCCTGGGAACCTGACAGATGTGTGCCTCTGTGATCAAGTCTCTTGCTCACCTCTTCCACTCCAGTCACCGAGTACGCGTGACCTTTGACCAGCTTCTTGAAGGTCACCGCCTCCATGTCAAACTTACTAGTGATCTTGAGGACGAAAACATGCATAATGCAGTCAGATAGATACTGATCACCTTCACTAACACAAACAGGTTAATAACTAACATGATGAGCAAAATAATCATCCTTATTATTGTTAACTACAGCTTCTAAAGCGCTAAAGCTAACAAAACTGAATGAACTGAACATGAAAccaaatatagatatataaatatagataaactgaaatataaagaaatatacatatatttttacattaatatggCAAATAGCACAAAATTAGAAATCATGttatcacaaattaaaattaagtaatctctgataataatatataattatgataaCATCTGAAtgataatttgaaatattagattaacttaaaagaaaaaagattaaatgttgCCTTTGTACCTAAAACCAAActcaactaaaatgtaaaacaaataataataaataatgataatgtttattattattattattattattattattattattattattattattaaaacttaaaaacaaataaactgaaaatatacaaacataaaataattaaatttttaagcattctaaaaattaattattaagatAATGCTGATCCTTACAGCATTTGCTTAATTAAAAAGCGCTTAATctttaactacaaaaaaactgatgaattattatttttttttttattattatttgtttgttacacTAGCTATACACTAAGAGCTATAAACATCAGACAGGTGACCTgtatacagtttaaaaaaaaaagaacagcaagCTTATCATTGCTGCCCAAAATACTGAGCGTTTTCTTCAGAAAGCCACCCCTTCAAATCCTTCACAAACCAAAGCCTAAAAGCTAACCACTCCACCTGTAACTCACGTCTATAGAGCAGCCCAGGAGAGATCCTCTCTCGACGGCGCGGCCGATGATGCTGAAGAGATCGGCGGGCGCTTTCTTCAACTCGTACATCTCCGTGACTCCTCCTGTGAAATCCTCGAAGCCCTCAGAGGTGCTGCCGCCCGACAGAGCCTCGTAGCAGCCGTTCAGCCTGAAGGACGGGGAAGCAAACAGACTGAAGAAGTGCAGCTAACCCGCGCTCGGTTCACAGGAACGGCTGAGGACGGTCGTACTTGGCGTAGGCCTTCTCCAGCAGAGCGCTCCAGAACTCCCCGCCCTCCGCCGAGTGAACGAACAGCAGCTTCCCGTCCTTCACCGGCAAGCGGTCGTCGATCACCACGTCCAGCCACTCGCCGAACTGCCAGAACTACAGACAGAGACGTTCAGAGGCACTCCTCGAACGACCGCACGCTCCGGATAAAACACACAGGGATGCCACTGAAGAactattttttagtttttaaaacaacCGCTTAAAATCAATAGTGCTATCAAGTGAGTAAATCACAAGCAAAACAGAagtatttgtttgcatattgtgttttttgtgcatttattaagtgtgtgtgtgtataaataaatgcacacacagtatatatttacattaatatatttcttttgacaattacatttaatatataaacatttttctgaaatatatacatgcatgtatatttatatatactttataaataaacacatttaaattattattaatttttatttttttaaaacagtgtcatatatatatatatatatgagaatataaatacatgctgAATAGGGTCctgttgctttaaaacaattccCTAGGatatcatttaatgttttgtactcatatatatatatatatatatatatatatatcccaaaACGTTCTTTATAAATGATCAATCGAtctcaataatataaaaacaaaccaaaataataatcatttaatagcTCACTTCTTCATCTTCTCTGAAAGGTTTTATGAAACTGTTATGTCCAGCAGGCGGCGCACACAGCATCTCTCTCAAACACAGCCATCTTCCTGCTCTGTAACCAGCTAATAATCACATCTGTAGATTACCATTAAACTTATTACACATCCATTAGCGTGGAGATATTCTGCAGCGACTGATAGCGTAACCCCAGTCTGTTATCTTAAAGATGCTTCATGTTTCTCGGGAATCTCAAGCATGTGCTGCAGGGACCGAACGCTTCAAACTAAACCAGAAACTAGCTGCACTTCAGCTCTTCTGGTTCCCACAGCTAAATGATCGAGTACTTTACTTTAGGCTTTAGACCTCATAAACGTGAAAGTATCATGATGATGTACGAAATGTGTAAGCATGGTACATTTCTGTAGGTGATAACGTTATTTTTTTGCAGGAACTCAAAAGCCAATGAAAGCGAAGCAAGGAGATAACGCCGacacataaatgataaaaatgcacaGATAAAACATTAACTACAGATAAAGCTCAAACTCTGCTGCATCGGATCAGTGCTGAGAAGCTTCCTGGGTTCATCAGAGAGACTtcaagacatttttatatatatataataataataataatatatatatatatatatatatatatatatatatatatatatatatatatatatatatatatatatatatatatatatatatatatatatatatatatatattatatagagagagagagagagagaataaatattataaaaattaaaaataccacGTATAAACGTACATTTTACATAACTACACGTTTTGCTATCCTGATCAAATATATGCACGGATGTGATGCTTTTGTATAAGTTGGAAAAATGCAATCTTCATGAAAGCAGTTCAGTGTAAAACATCTAAAGGGTCATATAACAGCAAGAACAGTCCATACACACAATGTATTTTCTATGATCCAGAGGGAATCTCTGTAGCAGTCTGCAGTCTCTCagtcattcactcattcattcactcattcactctctctctcataatcAGGTTTTACACACACTCCCTGCCTTTCTGCTTCTAATTTAATCTAAACGAGTCCCAGATGAGCCAGAACTCAGAActagcagtgtgtgtgtgtgtgtgtgtgtgtgtgtgagagagagacgcaTTAATGAACATATTTGGATCCTGTGTTTTGTTCACATGCTCAACCATGCATTAAacacgtgtgtgtttttagagcatctgtgtgtgtgtgtgtgtgtgtgtgtgtgtgtgcaaaagtGCAGTCCTTTTGCGGGACTGCACTGCTTTACTCTTCTCCAAAGCACTAAATAAAAGTAGCGATACGTTTGTATTCAGACTTGCAGCACAGTAGCAGCGTTCGTAAcgttaacatgcattttaagtgTTCGTCACCATTGTATTTCTCAAATGAGCTGGGTTTTATAGCGTGTCATCATTTGCCGTCTGTACAAACTAAAGGATTCTTGGCATGCTATGTCATCTCATTACCCACAATCCTCTCTGCCACTTCATTGAGGTTATTTGAACGGCAGTGAGCAGCACCGCCCCTCGCCAGAAACACACACGTCAGCACAATAAttcaccactcacacacacacacacacacgagaaaCAGACCGTCTCCAAACAGCGCTTCTTTCTTTTATACCACCTGTACAGCGCTGCTCATGTTGGAGTGTTTACAGAGCAAAGTTCATGGGTACTTTACAGCAAAACAGAGCTGATGAAATCCCACAGAAACAACTGCATCTTAACCTTATCGGCCCTAAACATATGAAGCTTGTTCCATTTACTAGAACCCacggttccatgaagaacctttaacatccaacATCTTTCCAAGCTtctaaatactgaaaaaaaacaagctttttttttagaattcttggttcaaaaaaaaggttctttttgGAACTCTTCACTCTTTTTGGAAGTTTTTTGGGGAACCAAAAAAGCTTCTTTATAGCTCAAGCTTTTAAAAGCTTGATTTTGGTGTATTATAAAGCCGCTCTCTCTCCCTGTCGGTGTGGTGTTCGTCACTCCGACGCACCTGAAAGTGAAATATCCCGGCGTATCCTCCGTCGAAGCTCTGTCCGTGCGGCACCACGCGGTGCAGGAGGTCATCGTTCAGGGTCAGAGACGCGATGGCCGCCAGCAACCAGCAGTCGCCTGAGAAAgacacaccacacacaaacaacaggtgagatatatatatatatatatatatatatatatatatatttttttttttttttttttatatatattatatatttttatatttttttatattattattattattattattattattatatatatatatatatatatatatatatatatatatatatatatatatatatatatatatatatatatatatatatatatatatatatatatatatgtgtgtgtgtgtgtgtgtgtgtgtgtgtgtgtgtgtgtacaatttttatttattaaaaaaaaaaaaattaatctgtgtgtgtgtaaatatcaCTGTATGTATTAACACCAACAGCAGGAAGCCTTTCTGTGAAAGAGTACGTAAAACGATTGAGGAACTGTGGATCTGCCTTCAGTGGTTCGACCGTAACGATATGAAACACACTTTCTGCAcgcaaagaaaatgaaaataatacgTGCGTTTCATAATGTGTCGCCCTAGCGCCATTTTGAGCGCATTACATCCCAGAGAACGTGCGAGTAACTTAAAATAGCCATCTGACCCAAACAAAGCAAATACAAAAGAGGACAGTCAGACATTCGGTTTGCATGTTTCctaaagcttttaaaagcacAACAGCAGTCACACACATCCTGACCAATCACGGCTCGGGGTTTTACATGTTGAAACGCCGTACAGTGCATTATGAGACAAGCAGCTCTTTGTTTAATGACCGCAGGGTCAGGGCTTTAATTATGAACGAGACGATGCGTTTAAAAGTAAACAACACTGTACTTTACTACAGCCTTCCCTTTTCAAGCGTCTTGAAATACACCACATACCAGATGGtggatttatttgtaatatccagtttgtaatgttacatttttaattgaaatgcatctttttaaatgttgtgcATGAGTGAATGTAtatattctgcaaaaaaaaaaaataataataataattaaataaaaaaataaaaaaaaaaatatatatattttttttaaatatataaattacagtcTTTTTTCTTAAGTTGAAGTATTGactatgcaatttattttatatacactactgttcaaaagtaatttttgaataaaattaaagaatgcattaaaattgctcaaaagtgccattaaaaaaaatcctgatttacaaaaaaaaaataaaaaaaatcagtttttacaaaaatatgaagcattacaattgttttcaaaagttaataatcataaatgtttctcaAGGAGCAAATCAGCTCCTGAAGGATCACATGACGCAGaggactgcagtaatgatgctgaaaatgcagcttaaaTTATATCTTAACATATAATCACTTAGAAAACTGTTATGCTACATTCTAAGAattattcacaatattactgtatttttgatcacataaatgcGGCCTTCGTGAGAttaaaaaagtctttaataaaaattttcCCAGCGGCACCTTGTGAAAGACAGTGAAAGTGTGGACTAGTAAGTGAACAGCTGGTTGAGGTTGTAGTGTGGTGAAATCAGACTCACCCAGAGCTCCCTGACAGATGTCGGTACGAGTCGCT is drawn from Puntigrus tetrazona isolate hp1 chromosome 7, ASM1883169v1, whole genome shotgun sequence and contains these coding sequences:
- the capn1 gene encoding calpain-1 catalytic subunit — protein: MEPMYATGMAAKLRSQWDRDAGLGQNHNALKFLGQDYGSLRAQCQQTRTLFEDPLFSASAASLGFNELGPRSSKTHGVRWMRPTEICMRPQFIMDGATRTDICQGALGDCWLLAAIASLTLNDDLLHRVVPHGQSFDGGYAGIFHFQFWQFGEWLDVVIDDRLPVKDGKLLFVHSAEGGEFWSALLEKAYAKLNGCYEALSGGSTSEGFEDFTGGVTEMYELKKAPADLFSIIGRAVERGSLLGCSIDITSKFDMEAVTFKKLVKGHAYSVTGVEEVVYRGNMTKLVRVRNPWGEVEWTGAWSDDSREWDNVDRSVRGRLQNRSEDGEFWMSFSDFLREFTRLEICNLTADALQASQVKKWSTSLYQGEWRRGSTAGGCRNFPATFWINPQFKVTLKHPDSPGQSDCSFLVALMQKDRRKKRREGQDMETIGFAIYEVPREFVGKSGVHLKRDFFLSHASSARSELFINLREVSSRFRLPAGEYIIVPSTFEPQKEADFVLRVFSEKPANSEEMDDKVTADIPPEHRLDESQIDAGFKSLFRQLAGADMEISTTELQTILNRIISKHKDLKTDGFGKESCRSMINLMDTDGSGKLGLTEFHVLWEKIKRYLQIFRDHDVDKSGTMSSYEMRRALEAAGFKLNNHLFQLIILRYTEEDLSVDFDNFVTCLVRLETMFKTFTTLDTDADGFISLTFFQWISLTMFA